The proteins below are encoded in one region of Shewanella algae:
- a CDS encoding TonB-dependent receptor — translation MNRPHLTLSACAVALALTSAGESFAAEESVERIEVTGSRIKRTDMEGPSPIQSIGKEDIANMGYDNLQQLLERMPAAGAGTFSTRGNSQDSTANGAAAISLRGMGPDATLVLINGRRVSISAFAEGVSNSFVDINSIPVSAIERIDILKDGASAIYGSDAIAGVVNIVLRKNIEGIEVNLGYGATDGPNYNEKTASLVWGTMSDKGSASVILDYFSNSTLSADEMGQFGTANQSPWGGEDFRSSRGFPGYFYVNGVKTIDPACPADSATSSGSCLFDYGPYNLVIPEAERIGAIGQFEYHLSDSLTAFLELAAQHNTSKAGGAATPLGETAGLTVPGSHPNNPFGQDIDIGRFRTVDAGPRRWDIESDSLRLVAGLRGSFKEWDWEVSAQKGRSESTQTGDRSQGWVRVDYLQEQINLGNYNPFGGTINSPEVIDAITTSLVRQGKSHITAYDASISGHAFTLADRDIMLAAGMEYREEDVSDVPDEQFQRGLIFGTEAVSAAAERDQYAAYLEFSIPVTDSFELQLAGRYDHYSDFGSTTNPKVAFHWGMTEDLSMRASWAQGFRAPSLAQIGLGPSEKSNFFKDTYACAAQGISEADCEVLDYNTVFAGNPDLDAEESETWNIGMIWAPSQKFDIGFDIWNITQDNKIDEQPLGDIYAANCNDQNSAICVRLPPAGGEPLGVLDVIHSSFVNLSSQEAQGLDISAHYGLELDSYGDLKFGLEWSYLDKFEKDGLDYTGEYEYPQYRWLASTNWTMGDFAANLNVSYIGEFEDTPDINFDGALDFTENKSRMVDAQFLVDLQASYRFNEMFKWTLGVNNLLDEEPPFAIGDGDADLYGYVMSVHNPRGRFIYTKVSLNF, via the coding sequence ATGAACAGACCTCACCTCACCCTGAGTGCCTGCGCCGTGGCACTTGCCTTGACCTCTGCCGGTGAATCCTTCGCGGCCGAGGAGTCTGTGGAGCGCATCGAAGTCACAGGCTCGCGGATCAAACGTACCGATATGGAAGGCCCATCGCCCATTCAATCCATAGGCAAAGAAGATATTGCCAACATGGGCTATGACAACCTGCAACAGTTGCTGGAAAGGATGCCGGCGGCCGGGGCCGGCACTTTCTCCACCCGCGGTAACAGCCAGGACTCTACCGCCAACGGTGCCGCCGCCATCAGCCTGCGTGGCATGGGGCCGGATGCGACCCTGGTGCTGATCAATGGTCGCCGGGTTTCCATCAGTGCCTTTGCCGAAGGGGTCAGCAATTCTTTTGTCGATATCAACAGCATTCCCGTATCGGCCATTGAGCGGATAGATATACTCAAGGACGGCGCCTCGGCCATCTATGGCTCGGATGCCATCGCCGGGGTGGTCAACATAGTGCTGAGGAAAAACATCGAAGGCATTGAAGTCAATCTCGGCTATGGCGCCACAGATGGCCCCAATTACAACGAAAAGACCGCCAGTCTGGTGTGGGGCACCATGAGTGACAAGGGCAGCGCGTCTGTGATCCTGGATTATTTCAGCAACTCGACCCTGAGTGCCGATGAGATGGGGCAGTTTGGTACCGCCAATCAGTCGCCCTGGGGCGGGGAGGATTTCCGTTCTTCCCGGGGTTTTCCGGGGTATTTCTATGTCAATGGCGTCAAGACCATAGATCCGGCTTGTCCGGCCGATTCCGCCACATCGAGCGGCAGCTGCCTGTTCGATTATGGCCCCTATAACTTGGTGATCCCCGAGGCCGAGCGCATAGGCGCCATAGGTCAGTTTGAGTATCACCTGAGTGACTCACTGACTGCCTTTTTGGAGCTGGCGGCTCAGCACAATACCTCCAAGGCCGGTGGTGCCGCCACACCGCTGGGTGAAACCGCAGGTTTGACGGTTCCCGGTTCACATCCCAACAATCCTTTTGGTCAGGACATCGACATAGGCCGCTTCCGCACAGTGGATGCCGGTCCCCGCCGCTGGGATATCGAGTCCGACAGCTTGAGATTGGTGGCCGGTCTGCGCGGCAGCTTCAAGGAGTGGGACTGGGAAGTCTCGGCCCAAAAGGGGCGCAGTGAGTCGACCCAGACAGGGGATCGCAGCCAGGGCTGGGTGCGGGTGGACTATCTGCAGGAGCAAATCAATCTCGGCAACTACAACCCCTTTGGCGGCACCATCAACTCACCCGAAGTGATAGATGCCATTACCACCAGTCTGGTGCGTCAGGGCAAGTCACATATTACCGCCTATGATGCCAGCATTTCGGGGCATGCCTTTACCCTGGCAGACAGGGATATCATGCTGGCCGCCGGGATGGAATATCGTGAAGAGGATGTCAGCGATGTGCCCGATGAGCAGTTCCAGCGCGGGCTTATCTTCGGGACTGAAGCGGTTTCCGCCGCGGCCGAGCGTGATCAGTATGCCGCCTACCTGGAGTTTTCCATTCCGGTGACCGACAGCTTCGAGCTGCAACTGGCGGGGCGCTACGATCACTACAGCGATTTTGGCTCCACCACCAATCCCAAGGTGGCGTTCCATTGGGGCATGACAGAAGACTTGAGCATGCGCGCCTCCTGGGCCCAGGGGTTCCGGGCGCCATCGCTGGCCCAGATAGGCCTGGGCCCTTCGGAAAAGAGTAACTTCTTTAAAGATACCTATGCCTGCGCCGCTCAGGGTATCTCAGAGGCCGACTGTGAGGTGCTGGATTACAACACGGTATTTGCCGGTAACCCGGATCTGGATGCCGAGGAGTCGGAAACCTGGAACATAGGCATGATCTGGGCGCCGAGCCAGAAGTTCGATATCGGCTTCGATATCTGGAACATCACCCAGGACAACAAGATAGACGAGCAGCCACTGGGCGATATCTATGCCGCCAACTGTAATGATCAAAACAGCGCTATCTGTGTGCGCCTGCCCCCCGCCGGTGGCGAGCCGCTCGGGGTGCTTGATGTGATTCACTCAAGCTTTGTTAACTTAAGCTCCCAGGAGGCACAGGGCCTGGATATCTCGGCTCACTACGGTCTGGAACTGGACAGCTATGGCGATCTCAAGTTTGGTCTTGAGTGGAGCTATCTGGACAAGTTTGAAAAGGACGGCCTGGATTATACCGGCGAGTATGAGTATCCCCAGTACCGCTGGCTGGCCAGCACTAACTGGACCATGGGCGACTTTGCCGCCAACCTCAATGTCAGCTACATAGGCGAATTTGAAGATACGCCGGACATCAACTTCGACGGCGCCCTCGACTTTACCGAGAACAAGTCACGTATGGTGGATGCCCAGTTCCTGGTGGACTTGCAGGCTTCCTACCGTTTCAACGAGATGTTCAAGTGGACGCTCGGGGTCAACAACCTGTTGGATGAAGAGCCGCCGTTTGCCATAGGCGATGGCGATGCGGATCTCTATGGCTATGTGATGTCTGTGCATAATCCCAGAGGCCGTTTCATCTACACCAAGGTCAGTCTTAACTTCTGA
- a CDS encoding PH domain-containing protein — translation MPTAAAPLLQARFADNLGLYWLMSGVFTLCLSIVGIPLLLLWLPIGLWGTRRYIANMSAELTERKLVVRRGLLTRTENTVPLDKITDMALIQGPLMRLFGLKKLKVETAGQSGNDALISLVGIVDADGFRAAVLAQKERLDHKEPSSNGQDSNHEQLMLLREIRSSLVNIESLLAREKSSP, via the coding sequence ATGCCCACAGCCGCCGCGCCACTGCTTCAGGCCCGCTTTGCCGATAATCTCGGACTCTATTGGTTGATGTCTGGTGTGTTCACTCTCTGCCTCAGTATTGTCGGCATTCCCTTGTTGCTGCTATGGCTGCCCATTGGCTTGTGGGGCACACGCCGCTATATCGCCAACATGAGCGCCGAGCTGACCGAACGTAAGCTAGTAGTGCGCCGCGGCCTGCTGACCCGTACCGAAAATACTGTGCCCTTGGATAAAATCACCGACATGGCGCTTATTCAGGGGCCATTGATGCGCCTGTTCGGTCTGAAGAAACTCAAGGTGGAAACCGCCGGACAATCCGGCAATGACGCCCTGATAAGCCTGGTTGGCATAGTCGATGCCGACGGATTTCGCGCCGCTGTGCTGGCACAAAAAGAGCGTTTGGATCACAAGGAGCCAAGCTCAAATGGACAGGACAGCAACCATGAGCAACTGATGTTACTCAGGGAGATCCGCTCCTCACTGGTCAATATCGAATCCTTACTGGCCCGGGAAAAGAGCTCGCCATGA